TAATCATACCCGCATTTTTAAGAGAATCTTTTTCTTTGTCTTCTGAGAAAAACCAAAACTGCATGATTTGTTTCATAATGATAGGAGAAGCAAAAAGCAAGAAAATTACCCCAAAAATGATTGCCCAAACTTTAATACTGTTAAGAAGTTCCCATTTTATAGCTCCATTGAAAAAGGTAAAAGCAAGAAATAAAATTAATGCTATATGAAGAAGTTGATCGACCCAAAAAGACCAATTTTTTATTGATTTTGATAAGAAAGTAATTTTTAAAATATCAATGAGAAAATGCCCAACAGTAACTCCGATAATGATTTCCAAATATTCAAAATTGAACAAGAAAATAATTGCTAATAAAAGGAAATGAATTAAGGTGTGGAGGTATAGATATTTAGATCGAATTTTCTTCTTATTTTTATCTTTTACCCAATGTGTTGGCTGAAGAGCGAAGTCTCCTAAAAAATGTGCAATCAGTATTTTAAGGATAATTATTGACATATCTCTTTCGTTTTTTGAATATAATACTTGTTTACTTTTTGAAGTTCTTTGAAAGAGCCTCTTTTAAGAGCTGTGGAAATAGTACTATGAGATTTTTTTACGATTGGAGAGAGTTCTCTAAGAGTTTTATTTGGGTGTTTTAGTCTTTCGGAAATGATGTATGCCATGGCAGGTTGCCAGTTATTTGCAATGTGCATGAATAGACCAAAAATGAGATTCATGGTTTGATTATATACTGCATCACTGGATTGTATGACGAGTAAATTTTTGCCTATCATGTCAAACCTGTCTCCTGAGTATAAATAGGCAGAACCGCTTGACTCTGCAACACGGTTACTATAGACTTCTTCATAACCTATTCCTATGGAAATTTTGATATCGAGTTTTTTGTGTTTTTTGATGGCTGCTTTTAAATGACAAGCACAAATAAAGGCTTTTTCGGGTTCTACACGGATTTGAAAGCTGTCTCCTCTATATATTTGATAATCATTTTTGTATTTTGCGTATTGGTGAAGTACGGTTTTAAGTTCGTTTAGGTATATTTCGGGATTTTCTTGTCTTGAATTTACAATATCGCCTACTAAAACTGCTCTCCAAAACTTGGTCATAGTTACTTTGTAATCATCTTCGTCGAATTCTGGGTATGGTATGGGTTTTTTGTTTGACATTTTTGTAGAAAATATGCTTTGTTCTACCAAATATACGAATTTTTATCGTATTCTACATTTTTGTCAAACATTTTCTATCATTTTTCTGCTTTTTTTCTTCTATTATTCTTGTTTTTTGGACTTGGAACGGCTAATTTTGTTGCTTCTTAAAAAATATTTTACCATGTTACAAGTACCTTTTATTAGAGAGAATAGGGAAAGACTTATTGAGGGGCTCAAAAAGCGAGTAACTTTCAATGATTTTCATTTGATAGATGAAGTTATCGGATTAGATGATAAAAGAAAGTCCATTCAGCAAGAAATGGATTCTTTGAATGCTCAGTCCAATGATCTTTCCAAGCAAATAGGAGGACTTTTTAAGGCTGGTAAAGTAGAAGAAGCTCAGGAGGTAAAGAAACAAACTCAAGAAATTAGTGCTCGAATAAAAGCTTTGAAACCTGAAAGTATTGAAGTGAGTGAAAAGCTTGTTGGAGCGCTTCGTCAGTTGCCAAATTTGCCTCAAGAAATCGTTCCTCTAGGGAAAGATGATAGTGAGAATGTGATGATAAAGGAAGGTGGCGTTGTCCCTTCATTAAAAGTAGCAGAGCCTCATTGGGAAATTGCCGAAAAATTTAAGTTAATTGATTTTCAGCTCGGGGCAAAAGTAACAGGAGCAGGTTTTCCATTTTATTTAGGAAAAGGGGCTCGTTTACAAAGAGCTTTGATTAATTATTTTCTTGATTTTAACCGCGATGCAGGATATAGCGAAGTAATTCCTCCATTTGTAATTAATGAAGCATCAGGATATGGTACTGGACAATTACCAGACAAAGAAGGACAAATGTATCACAATGAAAAAGATGATTTGTACCTTATTCCAACTTCAGAAGTTCCTGTGACAAATATGTACAGAGATGTGCTTTTGCAAGAAAAAGAACTTCCTGTGAAAATGACAGCTTATTCTCCTTGTTTTAGAAGAGAGGCCGGATCTTATGGTGCTCATGTTCGCGGGTTGAATAGATTACATCAGTTTGAAAAGGTGGAAATTGTACAAATTACAAAGCCATCGGAGTCTGAAAAAGCATTAAAAGAAATGGTAGCTCATGTTGAGAAATTAGTCAATAATTTAGGATTGCCATATCGAATTGTAAGGCTTTGTGGAGGAGATCTTGGGTTTACCTCGGCAATTACTTATGATTTTGAAATCTATTCAACTGCACAAGAAAGATGGTTAGAGGTAAGCTCTGTGTCAAACTTTGAAGCCTACCAAGCCAATAGACTCAAGTGTAGATATAAAAATAAAGAAACCAAGAAAAATGAATTGTGTCATACTTTGAATGGAAGTTCGTTGGCATTACCAAGGATCTTGGCAACTATTCTAGAAAATTATCAAACGCCTGAAGGTGTTAAGATCCCTGAAGTGCTTATCCCTTATTGTGGATTTGACATAATTTCTGAGTAAACAGAAAAAGAAAAATAACAAAAACAAAACCTGAGAGCTATAACTGTTCTCAGGTTTTTTTTATGCGAAAAAAGTAGGTAGAAATTTTATTAGCTTAAAATATCATTCAAAATCATTAAATTTACCTACACGGCTTTGTGAAAAAATATTTTTTCACAAAGCGAAAACCGATAAAACGTAATTGAGACCAACAAAATAAAATGAAGAAAATACTATTAATACTAGGAAGTATTCTTTCAGGATTTGTATTCGCCCAAGAATCAGAAATATCACAGGAAGATATTTGGAAAAAAGGAAAGTATAGGCAAGATTATATTTCTGGAATTCGTTCCATGGATGATGGTTTGCATTATACCACCCAAGAATTTGGAAGAAGCAAAACCGAAATTCATAAATATGATTACCATTTTCAAAAACTACAAGAGGTCGTATTAAGCTCAGAGGATCTTGATGGAATCTATTTTAGTTCCTATGAATTTAATGCCGATGAAACAAAAATTCTCCTTACAGCAAATAGAGAAAATATTTACCGCCATAGTTTTAAGGCAGATTTCTATATCTATGATCGAGCCACTAAACAAGTAGAAAAAGTAGCAGAGGGAAAACAAATGCTCGCAACTTTTTCTCCAGATTCTAAAAAAATAGCTTTTGTAAAAGATCGAAATCTGTATATAAAACACCTAGAGTCTGGAAAAATTAGTCAAGTTACTAATGATGGAAAAGAAGAAGAAATAATTAACGGAGCTCCAGATTGGGTTTATGAAGAAGAATTTGGCTTTAATAAAGCTTTCCAATGGAATGCAGATGGAACCAAAATAGCTTATTACCGATTTGATGAATCCAAAGTTCCATACTTTTCCATGGATATGTTCAATCAACAACTTTACCCAAGTCAGGATATATTTAAATATCCAAAAGCTGGAGAGAAAAATTCTGAAGTAAGCATTTGGATTTATGATATCAACAGTGAAGATAAATTTGAAGCACCAGTAGCCTCGGAAAATGAATTTTATATTCCAAGAATTAAATGGTCTAAAAATCCAAAACTATTGACTGTTCAAAGAATGAATAGACACCAAAATAAACTTGATTTCCTCTTGGTAAATGCTCATGAAGGATCTGCAAAAGTGCTTTTTACAGAAACAGACAAAGCTTATGTAGAAATACACGATGATTTAACTTTTCTAAAAAATGGAAAAAGTTTTATCTGGTCATCAGAAAGAGATGGGTATAGACATTTGTATCTATATGATATAAAAGGAAAAGAGAAAAAACAAATTACCAAAGGTAAATGGGAGGTGACAAAGTTTTATGGAATAAATGAAAAAACAAGAACACTTTATTTTCAGTCTACCAAAGCTTCACACTTACAAAGGAAAATATATAAAACACAACTGGGAACTAAAAAAATTATAGAGCTTACTAAGCAAGACGGGACACATGATGCTAGTTTTAGTAAAAGTTTCGAATATTTTATAGATCATTATAGTAATGTGAATACGCCCAATATTATCACACTTAGAGATAATAAAGGTAATAATTTAAGGACTTTAAAACACTCAAAAAGACTGAGAGACCAGTTAAAGAATTTAAAAGTATCCAAAAAGGAATTTGTAGTTTTTACCAATAGATCTGGGGTGGACTTACATGGATATATGATTAAGCCAAGAGATTTTGACCCTAAGAAAAAATACCCAGTCTTGATGTATCTTTATGGAGGACCAGGATCTCAAATGGTACTCGATAAATTTGATCCAAGAGGAAACTTTATGTGGTATCAAATGCTTGCAGATTACGGATACATAATTGCTTGTTTTGATAACCAAGGAACAGGAGGACGAGGAAGTGATTTCAAGAAACGAACTTATTTACAATTAGGAAAATTAGAAACAGAAGATCAAATAGACGCTAATAAGTATTTAGCTTCATTGCCTTATGTAGATGGAGGTCGGATAGGAATTTGGGGATGGTCTTATGGAGGATATATGTCATCAAATTGTTTGTTTCAAGGAAATAAAGAGTTTAAAATGGCAATTGCAGTAGCTCCAGTAACAAACTGGCGTTATTATGACAGTATCTACACAGAAAGATATATGAGAACACCTCAAGAAAACGCAAAAGGATATGATTTGAATTCACCCATTCATCATGCTAAAAAGCTTAAAGGTAAGTATTTATTAATTCATGGTTCTGCCGATGATAATGTCCATTATCAAAACGCAATAGAAATGATGACAAAATTAATTTCCGAAAATAAAGATTTTGACTCAGAAATATACCCAGATAAAAATCACGGAATTTATGGTGGAAACAACGGAAATACAAGAGTCCATTTGTATAATAAAATGACAAAATTTATTTTAGAAAACCTATAGAGTCTTTCTAATTTGAAAAAACACCCAAAAAGCACAAGAATTTCTTGTGCTTTTTTTATGATTAAAATCACCAAAAAATAATGGTTAAAATCATTTTGAATAAAGTTTGAATTCCTACATTTGAGCAAAAATCTCAGAAATGAACATAGATCTTAAAATAGCGCAAGAAAATACGATGGAACCCATTGTGGATATCGCCACAAAACTTGGTGTTGATATTGAAGAAATAGAGCTTTATGGGAAGTATAAAGCAAAATTACCACTATCATTAATAAACACTGATCATCAAAAAAATAGTAACCTAATTTTAGTAACAGCCATTTCTCCAACACCATCTGGAGAAGGAAAAACCACGGTTTCTATAGGTTTGAATGATGGTCTAAATAAAATAGGTCAGAATTCAATAGCTGTATTAAGAGAACCTTCATTAGGTCCAGTTTTTGGAATGAAAGGAGGAGCAGCAGGTGGAGGATATTCTCAAATAGTTCCTATGGAAGACATCAATCTTCATTTTACAGGAGATTTTTCGGCAATTGAAAAGGCAAACAATTTATTAGCAGCCGCAATTGATAACAACCTTCAAAACGCAAAACGAAGCCTAAATATTGATCCACGAACTATTCTTTGGAAAAGAGTAATGGACATGAATGACCGTGCATTACGAGATATTACCATAGGGCTAGGAGGAACTGCGAATGGAATTCCACGTCAAGACGGTTTTAACATTACTCCAGCATCAGAGATTATGGCAATACTCTGTATGGCAAATGGAATAGAAGATCTTAAACAAAGAATAGACAATATTTTGGTAGGGTTTACCTTTGAAAAAAAACCAGTATTTGCAAAAAGCTTAAATGTAACAGGAGCTATGGCAATGTTGCTTAAAGATGCCATAAAGCCAAATCTAGTACAAACTCTAGAAGGAAATCCAGCGATAATTCATGGGGGACCGTTTGCAAATATTGCACAGGGAACAAATTCTATTTTGGCGACAAAAATGGGGCTTTCTTATGCCGACTATGTAGTAACAGAAGCAGGTTTTGGAGGAGACTTAGGTGCCGAAAAATTTCTAAACCTAAAGTGTAGATATGGAAACTTGAATCCAAAAGCTATTGTAATAGTGGCAACAGTAAAAGCATTGAAATTTCATGGAGGTGTGCCAAAAGATCAACTAAAAGAATCTAATATGACAGCCATAGAAAAAGGAATGGAAAACCTCTATAAACATATAGATAATATGCGTCAATTTGGAATAAATCCAGTTGTAGCAATTAATAAATTCCCAACAGATACCACTAAAGAAATAGACTTTATAAAAGAAAAATGTTTAGCATATAATGTACAAGCAGCGCTAAGTGATGGATGGGCAAATGGAGGAAATGGATGTCAAGATTTAGCACAAGCTGTTGTAGATGAAATTTCAAAAGAAGAGTCAAATTATCAGGCACTCTATGATCTCGATAAATCTATAGAAGAGAAAATAGAAACTATTGCCAAAAATATTTATGGAGCCGATGGCGTGCAATACTCAACAAAAGCTAAAAAACTCTTAAAGCAAATAAAAGCAATAGACTTAGATCATCTTCCTATTTGTATGGCAAAAACTCAGTATTCTTTTTCAGATGATGCAAAACTCGTTGGACGTCCAACAGGTTTTGTAATCCACATCAGAGACATTGAAGTAGCAAATGGAGCAGGATTTTTAATTCCTATTGCAGGAAAAGTAATGAGAATGCCTGGATTGCCAAGTATTCCTGCCGCAGAAGGAATGGATATTGATGAAAATGGAGTAATCAAAGGATTATCATAAGCTTATCTATTCTGAATTATAGACAACCCTCGATTCAAACAAGAACTTGTTTCGGGGGTTTTTCTTTTGTAATTTTGGGAATAATTTGATCGATATGAATAAAGAATTAAATTCATCCTCATTTTTCCTTCCAAGTGAAGAAACTCTTGAAATACAAAAAGCAAAAAAAAGCTTGAGTATCGGAGTGCCAAAAGAACAAGACTCAGCAGAAAGACGTGTTCCTTTGATTCCAGAAGGAGTTGATTTGTTAGTGAAAAATGGATTTGAAATTCTTATTGAAACAGGAGCAGGGGTTTCTGCAGGATATACGGACAATGATTATTCTGAGGTTGGAGCTCAGATTATCTATTCGTCAAAAGAGATTTTTTCCACCCAAGTCGTCCTGAAAATGAATCCTCCTACCATAGAAGAAATAGAAATGATGTCTGTAGGGGCTTTGTTAATCTCAGCGCTACCACTTCAGCTGGTTAATGGAGCATATTTCAAAGCACTCCAGAGAAAAAAAATAACAGCAATAGCCTTCGAATTACTCAAGGATAATCATGATACCTTTGCTGTGGTTCGTTCCATGAGTGAAATCGCAGGAAACTCAGTAATTCAACTCGCCAGTTATTATTTAGGAAGTGCACCTAATGCTAAAGGAAAGTTATTAGGAGCTGTAGTTGGGATTCCACCATCAGAGGTAGTTATTCTAGGATCAGGAACTGTAGCAGAGTATGCCACAAGAAGTGCACTGGGTTTAGGAGCATCTGTAAAAGTATTCGATTCAAATATTCAAAGATTACGTCGTTTTCAGAATTTATTCCAGCAGAGAGTCTACACGGCTCTAATAAAGCCAAAAGAATTAGAAAAAGCGCTACTTAACGCTGATGTGGTTATAGGAGCAATAAGAGGTACAACAGGAAGATGCCCAATGGTCATCTTTGATCATCATGTTCAACAAATGAAAGATGGAGCTATATTAATAGATGTATCCATAGACAGGGGAGGGTGTTCAGAAACCTCGGAAGTGACAACATTAGAAAACCCTACCTACAAAAAATATGGAGTAACCCATTATTGTGTGCCAAATATTGCATCATCAGTACCTTATACAGCATCCTATGCTCTGAGTAATATTTTTGCACCAATTTTACTAGAAATAGGTGAGCAAGGAGGAATTCAAAACACTATTTACGGAAATATAAACCTTAGGAATAGTCTGTACGCATTAAAAGGAAAGACCACAAATGAGTTTATTAGCAAAACATTTGACCTTCCATATACCAATTTATCAATCTTTTTTCCAAAATTTTAAAACAAAATGAGTCTTAAGAAAAAACTCATGTATTATGCCATAGGAATTATCTTAGGGATAATATTAGTAAAAGCCATCTGGGCAAAAACAGGATACAAAGGAACGTATTTCCCTTCTGAAAGAATCGTAAGTAATATTGCAAAAAAACAGAAGACATATAGTGATAGTTTTACTTTGCAAATGAAAAAAGAAGGTGTTTCTCAAGAAATGCTAGAAAAAAAGTTTGAAGCTCAAGAACTGGAAGCCTCGGTAAAAAACAGAGAAGCCAAACCTTGTAAGGAATATTTTCTCGAAACTTCTTTTTTTCAAAAAAAATACGTTTTCGAAGTCCAAAATTGTGATAGTATCGCTCATTTTCAAAAGTTTCAATTGAAAAACTGATTTTAGAAATTGACCAAAATATTTTAGTGAAAATTCATTAAAATTTGATAATTTCTTAAAAATTAGAAGATAATTGCTTAAATTTGGGATTAGAAAAAACTTAAACTTAATTACTCATGAAGAAAATTTTATTTGCTGTAGCAGCAATGTTTACTGGATTTGGAGCTTTTGCACAAAATGAAGCTGATCCAGAACTTTTTGTTATTGAGCCAAGCGCTGCAGAACAAAAAGTAGATTCTTTACTTTATAACGATCCTTCTTATGGTTGGGGTAAACAAGGTGCTCCTGCTTTAAACTTAAAGGTAGATACTAACGGTTTGGAGGGTTCTTTGATATATCTTCAATCTTCAGATTCTCTAGGATGTGGGCCTATTACAACAAGTAATGTTGCTGGTAAAATAGGGGTGCTTTTTAGAGGGCAATGTTCTTTTGCAGATAAAGCATTAAATGCTCAAAATGCTGGAGCAATTGCTTTAATTGTTATTGATTCAAATGCTTCATTTGGAACACTTGGAGGAACTTCTTTAAGCTATGGAGTTATCGGAGGAAATGCAGTTTCTGAAAACGTGACTATTCCTATGATGATGATTTCTTCTACTCAAGGTGAAGCTCTTCGCCCTCATATCAATGCAGGTACCTGCAAAGTTTTTATGGGGAATAAAGTAGGAAACAAAGTGTTGAGAAATGACTTAATTAGTAAAAGTGGAGACAACGCAATTATGCCTTACTCTAAAATGCCTAAAACAGTATTGACAGATTCAAATGATATTGTTATTCCTGTAGGTACTTGGGTTAGAAATGTTGGGAAAAACACCGCTACTAATGTTCAGTTAAACGCTAAAATAACTAAAAATGGAACTGTAGTATATGATGTTACGACTCAACCTGTGGCTTCATTAATGAGCGACTCTGTAGAGTCTTTTCTTTTACCAGATTTTATGGCAGCTGAATTCACGGCTAATGCTGAATATGTAATCACTTATACCGTTACTTCTGATTCAACAGATAATGATATGGATGATAACACATTCTCAGATAAAATGATGGTGTCTAATGAAGATATTGATCTTTCATATATCCGTTTGGATGAAAACGGAAATATGGATCCTGACTTCTTTGTAACACATCCAGCTTCTGTACCAGATGGTGAAGCTTGTATTACTTTTAAGTTTCCAAAAATGGAAGAAAGTACTGTAAAATTTGACCATGCTATTATTAATATGGGAGGTTCTGGTATTGTAGGTAAAACTGCTACTGTTAGAGTATATGAATGGAATGAAGATGATTTAACAGATCGTGATGAAGTAACTTCAAACGAATACGCTTATACAAATGATTCAGAAAGAGGTCAAAATGTACTAGTTTCTTTACCAGGTGATATCGAAGTTGATCCTTCTATTCGTTACCAAGTTTGTGTAATGCCAGAGGCTGGTATGTCAACAGGTTACGATGATTCTAGAAATTACCTATTTACAAGACGTTATAATGAAGTTATCGGTGGAGATCAAGCTAATTTTGATTTACCAAAAGCTTCTCTATATAGTGCTTCTGATCAATCTGTAGGATTCTCAGCAGGATATGGACAGGATATGATTCCTGCTATCCAAGTAGGATTAGTTGGTATTGGAGTTGATGAAAATGAGATTTCAGAAAAAGGATCAGCTTATCCTAACCCTGCTACTACTACTGTAACGGTACCATTTACTCAAGATGTTGATGGTGAGGTTGCTGTAACAGTTTATAACAATGCAGGACAACTTGTAAAATCACTTAATGTAGCATCGCAAGGTTCTTCATTGAAATTAGATGTGTCTGATCTTAAACAAGGTCTTTACACAATGAATGTTTCAACTGAAAACGGACAAGCTTCTACATTTAAACTTGCTATTAGTAAATAGTTTTTTTCACTTTTCTTTAAAGGATGCCTAACCTAGGGCATCCTTTTTTTTGCTTTAAACTTTCGTACGCACGTTAATTTTTTAAAAAGAATATTAAGAATAATAGTAAATAATTCCATTTCTAGTGTAAATTTACCGATAGGTATCATGCCGATACATTACTAAAACTCAATTATGAACACAATAATATAAGAGAGTGATTTTAGCAAGTAATCGGTATATATTAATTTTGATAAACTCTTCTAGATTCCATTCTAAAAGAGTTCTTGCTATTGGAAATTTTTAGATATGACTTCACAAAAATTCATTGAAAACTTATTAAATCAAGAAAACTCTGTTCTGTTTCAAGATTTCTTGGAACAAAATAAAGAGCAATTGAAAACGAGTAAAGGACTTGCTCATTCTTGGTTGTCGGTTCAGGTTTATGGACAATTATTAAAAACTAATGCACATCAGTTAGTTATAGTTGAAGATAAAGACGAAGCCGTATATCTATTAAATGATTTTCAGCAATTTGTAGGTGATGAAAATTGCTTTTTCTTCCCAAGTTCTTATAGGAACTATTATGAGATAGAAGAAGTAGAAAATGCCAATATCCTTTTTAGAGCCGAAGCAATACAAGGTCTCCAAAAGTCTGATCAGCCCAAGATCGTTGTTACTTATCCCGATGCACTTTTTGAAAAAGTAGTGGATAAAAAATCCTTCCAATCTGTAAAGCAAGCAGTGAATTGTGGTGATAAAATAGATCTAGAATTTTTAACCGAGTATTTAAATACCTATCATTTTGAAAGAGTAGATTACGTTTTTGAGCCAGGACAGTTTTCTGTTAGGGGAGAAATAGTCGATGTTTTTTCCTTTTCGGATGATTTTCCGTTCAGAATTCAGTTATTTGATGACGAAATAGAAAG
This is a stretch of genomic DNA from Flavobacteriales bacterium. It encodes these proteins:
- a CDS encoding DUF3307 domain-containing protein, producing MSIIILKILIAHFLGDFALQPTHWVKDKNKKKIRSKYLYLHTLIHFLLLAIIFLFNFEYLEIIIGVTVGHFLIDILKITFLSKSIKNWSFWVDQLLHIALILFLAFTFFNGAIKWELLNSIKVWAIIFGVIFLLFASPIIMKQIMQFWFFSEDKEKDSLKNAGMIIGVLERLFVFAFILLSEWSAIGLLIAAKSVFRFGDLSRAKDRKLTEYILIGTLFSFGIAFVIGVFVRRYF
- a CDS encoding SatD family protein, which produces MSNKKPIPYPEFDEDDYKVTMTKFWRAVLVGDIVNSRQENPEIYLNELKTVLHQYAKYKNDYQIYRGDSFQIRVEPEKAFICACHLKAAIKKHKKLDIKISIGIGYEEVYSNRVAESSGSAYLYSGDRFDMIGKNLLVIQSSDAVYNQTMNLIFGLFMHIANNWQPAMAYIISERLKHPNKTLRELSPIVKKSHSTISTALKRGSFKELQKVNKYYIQKTKEICQ
- the serS gene encoding serine--tRNA ligase, with the protein product MLQVPFIRENRERLIEGLKKRVTFNDFHLIDEVIGLDDKRKSIQQEMDSLNAQSNDLSKQIGGLFKAGKVEEAQEVKKQTQEISARIKALKPESIEVSEKLVGALRQLPNLPQEIVPLGKDDSENVMIKEGGVVPSLKVAEPHWEIAEKFKLIDFQLGAKVTGAGFPFYLGKGARLQRALINYFLDFNRDAGYSEVIPPFVINEASGYGTGQLPDKEGQMYHNEKDDLYLIPTSEVPVTNMYRDVLLQEKELPVKMTAYSPCFRREAGSYGAHVRGLNRLHQFEKVEIVQITKPSESEKALKEMVAHVEKLVNNLGLPYRIVRLCGGDLGFTSAITYDFEIYSTAQERWLEVSSVSNFEAYQANRLKCRYKNKETKKNELCHTLNGSSLALPRILATILENYQTPEGVKIPEVLIPYCGFDIISE
- a CDS encoding S9 family peptidase, which encodes MKKILLILGSILSGFVFAQESEISQEDIWKKGKYRQDYISGIRSMDDGLHYTTQEFGRSKTEIHKYDYHFQKLQEVVLSSEDLDGIYFSSYEFNADETKILLTANRENIYRHSFKADFYIYDRATKQVEKVAEGKQMLATFSPDSKKIAFVKDRNLYIKHLESGKISQVTNDGKEEEIINGAPDWVYEEEFGFNKAFQWNADGTKIAYYRFDESKVPYFSMDMFNQQLYPSQDIFKYPKAGEKNSEVSIWIYDINSEDKFEAPVASENEFYIPRIKWSKNPKLLTVQRMNRHQNKLDFLLVNAHEGSAKVLFTETDKAYVEIHDDLTFLKNGKSFIWSSERDGYRHLYLYDIKGKEKKQITKGKWEVTKFYGINEKTRTLYFQSTKASHLQRKIYKTQLGTKKIIELTKQDGTHDASFSKSFEYFIDHYSNVNTPNIITLRDNKGNNLRTLKHSKRLRDQLKNLKVSKKEFVVFTNRSGVDLHGYMIKPRDFDPKKKYPVLMYLYGGPGSQMVLDKFDPRGNFMWYQMLADYGYIIACFDNQGTGGRGSDFKKRTYLQLGKLETEDQIDANKYLASLPYVDGGRIGIWGWSYGGYMSSNCLFQGNKEFKMAIAVAPVTNWRYYDSIYTERYMRTPQENAKGYDLNSPIHHAKKLKGKYLLIHGSADDNVHYQNAIEMMTKLISENKDFDSEIYPDKNHGIYGGNNGNTRVHLYNKMTKFILENL
- a CDS encoding formate--tetrahydrofolate ligase produces the protein MNIDLKIAQENTMEPIVDIATKLGVDIEEIELYGKYKAKLPLSLINTDHQKNSNLILVTAISPTPSGEGKTTVSIGLNDGLNKIGQNSIAVLREPSLGPVFGMKGGAAGGGYSQIVPMEDINLHFTGDFSAIEKANNLLAAAIDNNLQNAKRSLNIDPRTILWKRVMDMNDRALRDITIGLGGTANGIPRQDGFNITPASEIMAILCMANGIEDLKQRIDNILVGFTFEKKPVFAKSLNVTGAMAMLLKDAIKPNLVQTLEGNPAIIHGGPFANIAQGTNSILATKMGLSYADYVVTEAGFGGDLGAEKFLNLKCRYGNLNPKAIVIVATVKALKFHGGVPKDQLKESNMTAIEKGMENLYKHIDNMRQFGINPVVAINKFPTDTTKEIDFIKEKCLAYNVQAALSDGWANGGNGCQDLAQAVVDEISKEESNYQALYDLDKSIEEKIETIAKNIYGADGVQYSTKAKKLLKQIKAIDLDHLPICMAKTQYSFSDDAKLVGRPTGFVIHIRDIEVANGAGFLIPIAGKVMRMPGLPSIPAAEGMDIDENGVIKGLS
- a CDS encoding alanine dehydrogenase, which codes for MNKELNSSSFFLPSEETLEIQKAKKSLSIGVPKEQDSAERRVPLIPEGVDLLVKNGFEILIETGAGVSAGYTDNDYSEVGAQIIYSSKEIFSTQVVLKMNPPTIEEIEMMSVGALLISALPLQLVNGAYFKALQRKKITAIAFELLKDNHDTFAVVRSMSEIAGNSVIQLASYYLGSAPNAKGKLLGAVVGIPPSEVVILGSGTVAEYATRSALGLGASVKVFDSNIQRLRRFQNLFQQRVYTALIKPKELEKALLNADVVIGAIRGTTGRCPMVIFDHHVQQMKDGAILIDVSIDRGGCSETSEVTTLENPTYKKYGVTHYCVPNIASSVPYTASYALSNIFAPILLEIGEQGGIQNTIYGNINLRNSLYALKGKTTNEFISKTFDLPYTNLSIFFPKF
- a CDS encoding T9SS type A sorting domain-containing protein, which encodes MKKILFAVAAMFTGFGAFAQNEADPELFVIEPSAAEQKVDSLLYNDPSYGWGKQGAPALNLKVDTNGLEGSLIYLQSSDSLGCGPITTSNVAGKIGVLFRGQCSFADKALNAQNAGAIALIVIDSNASFGTLGGTSLSYGVIGGNAVSENVTIPMMMISSTQGEALRPHINAGTCKVFMGNKVGNKVLRNDLISKSGDNAIMPYSKMPKTVLTDSNDIVIPVGTWVRNVGKNTATNVQLNAKITKNGTVVYDVTTQPVASLMSDSVESFLLPDFMAAEFTANAEYVITYTVTSDSTDNDMDDNTFSDKMMVSNEDIDLSYIRLDENGNMDPDFFVTHPASVPDGEACITFKFPKMEESTVKFDHAIINMGGSGIVGKTATVRVYEWNEDDLTDRDEVTSNEYAYTNDSERGQNVLVSLPGDIEVDPSIRYQVCVMPEAGMSTGYDDSRNYLFTRRYNEVIGGDQANFDLPKASLYSASDQSVGFSAGYGQDMIPAIQVGLVGIGVDENEISEKGSAYPNPATTTVTVPFTQDVDGEVAVTVYNNAGQLVKSLNVASQGSSLKLDVSDLKQGLYTMNVSTENGQASTFKLAISK